TGCAGGTAAATTTCCATTCATTTTTAAATTTTGCAAATATTCGACCCAATGAAGGATAATTTTGGCTTGCACAAAATATTGAACTGCCCATTTGACCATAGCTTCGTTTCCTACTGCAATAATCTTGACAATATCAGGGTATTCGTTTGCCATTTTTACGGCAGCTTGAATTTCAGCATTATTATTTTTCAAATTTCCCAAAGAATGATTGCGATTTTCGGTCCATGCTCCCTTGCATTCTATCCAGGTTCCTAACATAACAAACATTTCAAAATCTGAATCCTCATTTTTTAATTGACTAATTGCTTCCAACAGATTGGAAACTTGCAAAAATTGTTGAGAATTGTATGTTCGTATCAGCTTTATCCCTATTGCAGATAAGATTTTCATATCTTCTTTCAGCTCAGCTACAGAGGGAACTATTTCTCGTGTGTTTTGTCTATAACCTCCGTATGAAATTGCCGGGTAATCAGGATTTCCTAAAATGTCTGCTGCTCCTATTTCTATTGATTTTTGTTGCTTGTTCATACAACTGTTTGTGAAAATTATTGTAAAATATAATAATATTGCTTTCGTAAATGTTCTCATTTTCGGTAGATTTATTGTCCTCAATTATTTTTTACCTTGATGTTTTACTTTCCCTCTACGTTCAATTAATGCTGCTCTAATTTCTCGAGCTTTTTTCTCGGTAACATCATATTTCCACATCATGATTACTGCCATCAAACCAGTGAATATCGGAATTACAATGTCGGCAATTCTGAGGTTTGTAATCGTTTCAACCGTTTGAACTGTTACATCTTTATCAAAACCAACTAAATTTAAAACTGCTCCGCTGGTAAGTAATGCTACAGCAGTTCCCAATTTAACCATCCACCAGTAAACTGCTCCAAAAGTGCCTTCTCGCCGTGTTCCATTATTTAGTTCATCGAGGTCGCAAACATCGGCTGTCATAGACATCATCAAAGTAAACAATCCACCAATTCCGAAAGAAATTAGAGGAATCGGGAGAAACATCAAATATGGGTTATCAGGACTAAAACCCCACCATTTTAAGGCATATCCTATAATTGAAATAATTGTAGCAACAAGAAAAGCATTCTTTTTACCAATTTTTTCAGAAAGAAAGGTAATTATTGGAATCACTAAAAAAGCAGTTGCAATTGCACTAACAGTACCAAACCAAGCAGGCCAATGTCCGGCAGCTTCGGTATCGCCGTTAAACAGGTAAAAAATAATAATAAAGAAGGCAAATTGTGCAATTGTTTGAAAACCATTAAACACAAAAAAGGTAGCTCCACACAAACGTAAAAAAGGTTTACTTACGAAGGTCTGTTTTATTCCTTTAACAAACCCTTTAGTGTTCTCAGTTAGATCTTTCCACGACATTTTTGAATTTTGTTTGGAAGCCGGTGGAATAAGCTCTTTGCAAAATAGAGCAGGCATTATTCCGAGAAGCATGCACAAGCCTCCAACCCAAATTGAAAGATTCCTGGCACCTTCGG
The Bacteroidota bacterium DNA segment above includes these coding regions:
- a CDS encoding MFS transporter, with translation MTPYKIANEDIVPFGQKIAFGSGHLANQLFPAALGVFMIILVLALKMDPFLAGLLAAIPRLLDALTDPIMGYISDNTRSKWGRRKPYIFLGSVITGITFMYMWQLYPENGQSYNFYFFLSLSVVFYIGYTIFATPLIGLGYEMSPDYNERTRLMAVSQWMGQIAWMIAPWFWVIIYDQSLYDTAPEGARNLSIWVGGLCMLLGIMPALFCKELIPPASKQNSKMSWKDLTENTKGFVKGIKQTFVSKPFLRLCGATFFVFNGFQTIAQFAFFIIIFYLFNGDTEAAGHWPAWFGTVSAIATAFLVIPIITFLSEKIGKKNAFLVATIISIIGYALKWWGFSPDNPYLMFLPIPLISFGIGGLFTLMMSMTADVCDLDELNNGTRREGTFGAVYWWMVKLGTAVALLTSGAVLNLVGFDKDVTVQTVETITNLRIADIVIPIFTGLMAVIMMWKYDVTEKKAREIRAALIERRGKVKHQGKK